A single genomic interval of Sesamum indicum cultivar Zhongzhi No. 13 unplaced genomic scaffold, S_indicum_v1.0 scaffold00109, whole genome shotgun sequence harbors:
- the LOC105178906 gene encoding GTP-binding protein SAR1A has product MFLLDWFYGILATLGLYKKEAKILFLGLDNAGKTTLLQMLKDERLVQHQPTQYPTSEELSIGKIKFKAFDLGGHRIARRVWKDYYAKVDAVVYIVDAYDKERFAESKKELDALLSDEALVSVPFLILGNKIDIPYAASEDELRYYMGLTGLTTGKGKVNLADTNVRPIEVFMCSIVRKMGYGEGFRWVSQYIK; this is encoded by the exons ATGTTTCTTTTGGATTGGTTTTATGGAATATTAGCAACCTTGGGATTGTATAAGAAGGAGGCAAAGATTTTGTTTTTAGGTCTTGATAATGCTGGCAAAACCACCTTGCTTCAAATGTTGAAAGATGAG AGGCTGGTGCAACACCAACCAACTCAGTATCCAACGTCAGAGGAGCTGAGTAttgggaaaataaaattcaaagctTTTGATTTGGGCGGTCACCGAATTGCTCGAAGAGTGTGGAAGGACTATTATGCTAAG GTTGATGCTGTGGTGTATATTGTTGATGCATACGACAAAGAACGTTTTGCTGAATCGAAGAAGGAACTGGATGCACTTCTATCGGATGAGGCATTAGTAAGCGTACCATTTCTCATTCTGGGGAACAAGATCGATATACCCTATGCTGCTTCAGAGGATGAGCTGCGTTATTACATGGGTCTGACTGGTCTCACCACCGGTAAAGGTAAGGTTAATCTGGCTGACACCAATGTTCGACCGATTGAGGTTTTCATGTGCAGCATTGTCCGCAAAATGGGGTATGGTGAGGGCTTCAGATGGGTGTCTCAGTACATTAAGTAG
- the LOC105178937 gene encoding 60S ribosomal protein L29-1 produces the protein MAKSKNHTAHNQSYKAHKNGIKKPKRHRHTSTKGMDPKFLRNQRYAR, from the exons ATGGCGAAGTCGAAGAATCACACTGCGCACAACCAATCGTACAAGGCCCACAAGAACGGCATCAAGAAGCCCAAGCGCCATCGCCACACCTCCACCAAAGGG ATGGATCCCAAGTTTTTGAGGAACCAGAGGTATGCAAGG